In Alphaproteobacteria bacterium, one DNA window encodes the following:
- a CDS encoding SDR family NAD(P)-dependent oxidoreductase, giving the protein MSDGQERPVALVSGATRGLGLGIARALGEAGCVVHVTGRSTSGATTENLPGTVEAAAAAVSASGAAAGGGSGHGKPCDHRDEKQVEALMASIAREHGRIDILVNNAWGGYERHPGPAFAAPFLRQPSENWTRMFDGGLKATFLTTRHALPLMTGPKTADRPRLIVNTVAWAFDEYLGNLYYDVAKAAAIRMVYGLARELGGAEVACVALAPGFVRTERVARALADDPETLAKLESPDYAGRAVVALAADPDVMERSGRLFTVGELARDYAFTDTDGRQPPPFRLE; this is encoded by the coding sequence ATGAGCGATGGGCAGGAGCGTCCGGTGGCGCTGGTCAGTGGCGCCACGCGGGGCCTGGGGCTGGGTATCGCCCGGGCGCTGGGCGAGGCGGGCTGCGTCGTGCATGTCACCGGCCGCAGCACGTCGGGGGCGACGACCGAGAACCTGCCGGGCACGGTCGAGGCGGCGGCGGCGGCGGTGAGCGCATCGGGCGCGGCGGCCGGCGGCGGCAGCGGCCATGGCAAACCATGCGATCATCGCGACGAGAAGCAGGTCGAGGCGCTGATGGCTTCCATCGCGCGCGAGCACGGGCGCATCGACATCCTCGTCAACAACGCCTGGGGCGGCTACGAGCGGCATCCCGGCCCCGCCTTTGCCGCCCCCTTCCTGCGCCAGCCCTCGGAGAACTGGACGCGCATGTTCGACGGCGGGCTGAAGGCGACGTTCCTGACGACGCGCCACGCGCTGCCGCTGATGACCGGGCCGAAGACCGCCGACCGGCCGCGCCTGATCGTCAACACCGTGGCCTGGGCCTTCGACGAGTATCTCGGCAACCTCTACTACGACGTCGCCAAGGCCGCCGCGATCCGCATGGTCTATGGCCTGGCGCGCGAGCTCGGCGGCGCTGAGGTCGCCTGCGTGGCGCTGGCGCCGGGCTTCGTGCGCACCGAGCGCGTGGCGCGGGCGCTGGCCGACGATCCCGAGACGCTGGCGAAGCTGGAATCACCGGACTATGCCGGCCGGGCCGTGGTGGCGCTGGCCGCCGATCCCGACGTCATGGAGCGCAGCGGCCGCCTGTTCACCGTGGGCGAGCTGGCGCGCGACTACGCCTTCACCGACACCGACGGCCGCCAGCCTCCACCCTTCCGGCTGGAGTGA